One window of the Salvelinus alpinus chromosome 13, SLU_Salpinus.1, whole genome shotgun sequence genome contains the following:
- the LOC139537492 gene encoding G protein-coupled receptor kinase 6-like isoform X3 codes for MYACKKLEKKRIKKRKGESMALNEKQILEKVNSRFVVSLAYAYETKDALCLVLTLMNGGDLKFHIYHMGEAGFEEKRAVFYSAELACGLEDLHRERIVYRDLKPENILLDDHGHIRISDLGLAVHVPEEETIKGRVGTVGYMAPEVVKNERYTFSPDWWALGCLLYEMIEGQSPFQQRKKKIKREDVERLVRDVEEEYSDKFSEDAKSLCKMLLAKEPSERLGCQGEGATEVKAHPIFRSINFKRLKAGRLKAPFTPDPQAIYCKDVLDIEQFSTVKGVELEPKDDSFYCKVSTGSVSIPWQMEMIESECFQELNVFHTDGTVPPDLDWRGQPSPAPKQGLLQRLFGRQDCCGNCSDSDEEPTRL; via the exons ATGTACGCATGTAAGAAGTTGGAGAAGAAGAGGATcaagaagaggaaaggagagtccATGGCCTTGAATGAGAAGCAGATTCTAGAGAAAGTCAACAGTAGGTTTGTA GTGAGTCTAGCGTACGCATATGAGACAAAGGACGCTCTGTGTCTAGTGCTGACTCTGATGAACGGGGGAGACCTCAAGTTCCACATCTACCACATGGGAGAGGCCGGCTTCGAGGAGAAGAGGGCTGTGTTCTACTCTGCAGAGCTGGCCTGTGGCCTGGAGGACCTGCACAGAGAGAGGATCGTCTACAG GGACCTGAAGCCTGAAAACATACTATTGGATGACCATG GTCATATCCGGATATCAGACCTGGGCTTGGCAGTCCACGTTCCCGAGGAAGAGACCATCAAGGGTCGGGTGGGCACTGTAGGGTACATGG ctccaGAGGTGGTGAAGAATGAGCGCTACACATTCAGCCCAGACTGGTGGGCGCTGGGCTGTCTGCTGTATGAGATGATCGAGGGCCAGTCTCCCTTCCAGCAGCGCAAGAAGAAGATCAAACGTGAGGACGTGGAGAGGCTGGTCAGAGACGTGGAGGAGGAGTACTCAGACAAGTTCTCAGAGGACGCCAAGTCCCTCTGCAAAATG CTGCTGGCCAAAGAGCCCAGTGAGAGGCTGGGCTGCCAGGGGGAGGGGGCTACGGAGGTGAAGGCCCACCCCATCTTCCGATCCATCAACTTCAAGAGGCTGAAAGCTGGCAGGCTGAAGGCCCCCTTCACCCCTGAT CCCCAGGCCATTTACTGTAAGGACGTGCTGGACATCGAGCAGTTCTCCACGGTCAAGGGGGTGGAGTTGGAGCCCAAAGATGACTCATTCTACTGTAAAGTGTCCACAGGCAGCGTGTCCATCCCCTGGCAGAtggag ATGATTGAGTCCGAGTGCTTTCAGGAGCTCAACGTGTTTCATACGGATGGGACAGTTCCCCCGGACCTGGACTGGAGAGGACAGCCCTCGCCTGCTCCTAAACAGGGGCTGCTGCAGAGGCTTTTTGGGAGACAG